The Kitasatospora setae KM-6054 genome contains a region encoding:
- a CDS encoding helix-turn-helix domain-containing protein, translating into MSNSPLVPTVRRRQLGKALRGLRNTAGLTLDGAAETMGWKGPKLSKIENATQSLRPAELAGLLTVYGVSDPEVSTALDSLAKDAGKRGWWQTYGGVLSPAYADYISLETDAESIRIYSPGLIPGLLQSAAYARETIAAIAMTRTPEEVTALAEVRQARQAVLSRTGRPPLELWAIIPEAVLHQRFAVRPAIMREQLQRLLDAAELPNVTIQVMPLEATLHPGTIGGFNLIGFPGPLPDVVQLENLLGSSYVEDADGVKLHAAAFERIQAAALPPEDSLALIARMEEGTRK; encoded by the coding sequence ATGTCCAACTCTCCGCTGGTTCCCACCGTCCGGCGCCGTCAGCTCGGCAAAGCCTTGAGGGGTCTGCGCAACACGGCCGGGCTGACGCTCGACGGTGCGGCCGAGACCATGGGCTGGAAGGGGCCGAAGCTCTCGAAGATCGAGAACGCCACCCAGTCCCTCCGCCCCGCCGAGCTCGCCGGCCTGCTGACGGTCTACGGCGTCAGCGACCCCGAGGTGTCCACCGCCCTGGACAGCCTCGCCAAGGACGCCGGCAAACGAGGCTGGTGGCAGACCTACGGCGGTGTGCTGTCACCGGCCTACGCGGACTACATCTCGCTGGAGACCGACGCGGAGAGCATCCGCATCTACTCACCAGGACTGATTCCCGGGCTTCTGCAGAGCGCGGCCTACGCGCGCGAGACCATCGCGGCGATCGCGATGACCCGCACCCCCGAGGAAGTCACCGCCCTGGCCGAGGTCCGACAGGCCCGGCAGGCTGTCCTCAGCCGCACCGGCCGCCCACCGCTGGAGCTGTGGGCGATCATCCCCGAAGCAGTCCTTCACCAGCGTTTCGCGGTGCGACCGGCCATCATGCGCGAGCAACTGCAGCGACTGCTCGACGCGGCCGAACTGCCCAACGTGACGATCCAGGTCATGCCGCTGGAGGCCACCCTGCACCCGGGCACCATCGGCGGATTCAACTTGATCGGGTTCCCCGGGCCGCTGCCCGACGTCGTGCAGTTGGAGAACCTGCTCGGATCGTCCTACGTTGAGGACGCCGACGGCGTGAAGCTCCACGCTGCGGCCTTCGAACGGATCCAGGCTGCTGCCCTGCCGCCGGAGGATTCGCTAGCACTGATCGCACGCATGGAAGAAGGAACCCGCAAGTGA
- a CDS encoding ATP-grasp domain-containing protein, whose product MHIVMLEVALTRGFGFVDDLVDAGAEVSVIVEDLRVYAGVPGFENRHRAARIIEVPSTRDVLDLAGSVRDRLGPNPVDGVVCVTEHCMPTAAALARDLGVPGESLETVLLMRDKAAVRARLDAAGLGTLRWRTAGSAAEGLAAAAGLGYPLVVKPNAGWASQGVTVAWRPEQVERALRAAFAPPAAAPAAFAPGPDQVLLEEFRFGRHISAELLVQDGRILFYGFSERLPSRPGTTAELGGHFPAEFEQRGAAREFVREVVEALGVRNSPMHIELLVTPTGPELLEVNGRIAGHAVTRQLELALGRSVTADLAALAAGRPVPEVDEPVAAVALRQLWSPYPGTVRAVALPAAAPEVAELRVGVAPGDRVRALDCNYDRYGHVLAVGGTVAEACAAADRAAAAVRVEIERDATADTADQASPDRTDGAPHLLLVLDPAAEGSAELAPERVLAALGGATGRLSVLWTGPAADAAPLRARWERRYAGEWLDAPDEAAAHRALAALRERRPVDAVLGCSPGAARLAELLEGCPALPGAPEPQAAPASAPGTAPGLRVVSYLDGGTVRHLGVYEELPAEPDGSRSLLWRAGPAAAELPAGLLERAEAAARRTGPARGLVRYPDGADRVLPGLDQDARALLDAVFPRPVLALAATAALGLGTVWPEPRPGSALVRVLAAPPGRFRVVAAPEPGPLRDEPAVASVDAPPAAGRVLDGAAVWLRYAVTGADAAACRAVAARVESFTALRHESLARTHVLLVDRSGGRAWTDEDGSAVLPADRYRVSVIGAPPVLAAPVDLAHQADPFDLSALDSAADAIHAVHPVDRVSAGSERLLGPVAELRSRYGAAGDDRDFTRSVRDKALMKRVARAAGIRHAPGGVLHEPALARELLARYGAVVLKPRELSGSQGVAVCRDEAALDRWLRERFTPGQQLAEAFVDAPMCHLDAVVHDGSLLWDVSVYRRDTLAFTRGLPLSSLAPDDPVLRAAAGRLVEQVVEAWRIRSGVLHVEAFVEPDGLTLCEVAARPGGGGIVPAFRATRGVDLRHAKVLIDAGDSPWRLRRDPVGAYAGWTVHYASDGRLAEFDDSAVAAAAVHRAVAGRVGELLPASDFSGTGLSTHVFAADSAARVDELVTLAESAVRIRIEPVGATAGATADGAADATAGGAATVPVPEPAGVAR is encoded by the coding sequence ATGCACATCGTCATGCTGGAGGTTGCCCTCACCCGCGGCTTCGGCTTCGTGGACGACCTGGTGGACGCCGGGGCCGAGGTCAGCGTGATCGTCGAGGACCTCCGGGTCTACGCCGGGGTGCCCGGCTTCGAGAACCGGCACCGGGCCGCCCGGATCATCGAGGTGCCGTCCACCCGGGACGTCCTCGACCTGGCCGGGTCGGTGCGTGACCGGCTCGGCCCGAACCCGGTGGACGGGGTCGTCTGCGTCACCGAGCACTGCATGCCGACCGCCGCCGCGCTGGCCCGTGACCTGGGCGTGCCCGGGGAGTCGCTGGAGACCGTGCTGCTGATGCGCGACAAGGCCGCCGTCCGGGCCCGGCTGGACGCGGCCGGGCTGGGCACGCTGCGCTGGCGGACGGCCGGTTCGGCCGCCGAGGGGCTGGCCGCAGCGGCCGGTCTCGGCTACCCGCTGGTGGTGAAGCCGAACGCGGGCTGGGCCTCGCAGGGCGTCACCGTGGCGTGGCGTCCGGAGCAGGTGGAGCGGGCGCTGCGCGCGGCGTTCGCGCCCCCGGCGGCCGCGCCCGCCGCGTTCGCCCCGGGTCCCGATCAGGTGCTGCTGGAGGAGTTCCGGTTCGGCCGGCACATCAGCGCCGAACTGCTGGTGCAGGACGGCCGGATCCTCTTCTACGGCTTCTCCGAGCGGCTGCCGTCCCGCCCCGGGACGACCGCGGAGCTGGGCGGCCACTTCCCCGCCGAGTTCGAACAACGGGGCGCGGCACGGGAGTTCGTCCGGGAGGTGGTGGAGGCGCTGGGGGTGCGGAACAGTCCGATGCACATCGAGCTGCTGGTCACCCCGACCGGCCCGGAGCTGCTGGAGGTCAACGGCCGGATCGCCGGCCACGCGGTGACCCGGCAGCTGGAGCTCGCCCTCGGCCGCAGCGTCACCGCCGACCTGGCCGCGCTGGCGGCCGGCCGGCCGGTGCCGGAGGTGGACGAGCCGGTGGCCGCGGTCGCCCTGCGGCAGCTGTGGAGCCCGTACCCGGGGACGGTGCGCGCGGTCGCGCTGCCCGCCGCCGCCCCGGAGGTGGCCGAGCTGCGGGTCGGGGTGGCGCCGGGCGACCGGGTGCGCGCGCTGGACTGCAACTACGACCGGTACGGGCACGTGCTGGCGGTCGGCGGCACCGTCGCGGAGGCGTGCGCCGCCGCCGACCGGGCGGCCGCCGCCGTCCGGGTGGAGATCGAGCGGGACGCCACTGCCGACACCGCCGACCAGGCGTCCCCCGACCGGACCGACGGCGCCCCGCACCTGCTGCTGGTGCTCGACCCGGCCGCCGAGGGCTCCGCCGAGCTGGCCCCGGAGCGGGTGCTGGCCGCGCTCGGCGGCGCCACCGGCCGGCTCAGCGTGCTGTGGACCGGCCCGGCGGCCGACGCGGCGCCGCTCCGGGCGCGCTGGGAGCGGCGCTACGCGGGTGAGTGGCTGGACGCCCCGGACGAGGCCGCCGCGCACCGCGCCCTGGCCGCGCTGCGCGAGCGCCGCCCGGTCGACGCGGTGCTCGGCTGCTCGCCGGGCGCGGCCCGGCTCGCCGAGCTCCTGGAGGGCTGCCCGGCGCTCCCCGGCGCCCCGGAACCGCAGGCCGCGCCCGCCAGCGCGCCCGGCACCGCGCCCGGCCTGCGGGTGGTGTCGTACCTGGACGGCGGGACGGTCCGCCACCTGGGCGTGTACGAGGAGCTCCCGGCGGAGCCGGACGGCTCGCGCTCGCTGCTGTGGCGGGCCGGGCCAGCAGCGGCCGAACTGCCCGCCGGGCTGCTGGAGCGGGCCGAGGCGGCCGCCCGCCGCACCGGCCCGGCGCGCGGGCTGGTGCGCTACCCGGACGGCGCGGACCGCGTCCTGCCCGGTCTGGACCAGGACGCCCGGGCGCTGCTGGACGCGGTCTTCCCCCGGCCGGTGCTGGCACTGGCCGCGACGGCGGCGCTCGGGCTGGGCACGGTCTGGCCGGAGCCGCGGCCGGGGAGCGCGCTGGTGCGGGTGCTGGCCGCGCCGCCCGGGCGGTTCCGGGTGGTGGCGGCGCCCGAGCCGGGCCCGCTGCGCGACGAGCCGGCGGTGGCCTCGGTGGACGCGCCGCCGGCGGCCGGCCGGGTGCTGGACGGCGCCGCCGTCTGGCTGCGCTACGCGGTGACCGGGGCCGACGCCGCGGCGTGCCGGGCGGTCGCGGCCCGGGTGGAGTCGTTCACGGCGCTGCGGCACGAGTCGCTGGCGCGCACCCACGTGCTGCTGGTGGACCGCTCGGGCGGCCGGGCCTGGACCGACGAGGACGGTTCGGCGGTGCTGCCGGCCGACCGGTACCGGGTCAGTGTGATCGGCGCGCCGCCGGTGCTGGCCGCGCCGGTCGACCTGGCGCACCAGGCCGACCCGTTCGACCTGTCCGCGCTGGACTCGGCGGCCGACGCGATCCACGCCGTGCACCCGGTGGACCGGGTCTCGGCGGGCTCCGAGCGGCTGCTCGGCCCGGTCGCCGAGCTGCGCTCCCGCTACGGCGCGGCGGGCGACGACCGGGACTTCACCCGCAGCGTCCGCGACAAGGCGCTGATGAAGCGGGTGGCCCGGGCGGCGGGCATCCGGCACGCCCCGGGCGGGGTGCTGCACGAGCCGGCCCTGGCCCGGGAGCTGCTGGCCCGGTACGGCGCGGTGGTGCTGAAGCCGCGCGAGCTGTCCGGTTCGCAGGGCGTCGCGGTCTGCCGGGACGAGGCCGCCCTGGACCGCTGGCTGCGCGAACGGTTCACCCCGGGGCAGCAGTTGGCGGAGGCGTTCGTCGACGCCCCGATGTGCCACCTGGACGCGGTGGTGCACGACGGCAGCCTGCTCTGGGACGTCTCGGTGTACCGGCGCGACACCCTCGCGTTCACCCGGGGCCTGCCGCTGTCCAGCCTCGCCCCGGACGACCCGGTCCTGCGGGCCGCCGCCGGGCGGCTGGTCGAGCAGGTGGTCGAGGCGTGGCGGATCCGCTCCGGCGTGCTGCACGTCGAGGCGTTCGTCGAGCCGGACGGCCTGACCCTGTGCGAGGTCGCGGCGCGGCCGGGCGGCGGCGGCATCGTCCCGGCGTTCCGGGCCACCCGGGGCGTCGACCTGCGGCACGCCAAGGTGCTGATCGACGCGGGCGACTCGCCGTGGCGGCTGCGCCGCGACCCGGTCGGCGCCTACGCGGGCTGGACGGTCCACTACGCCTCGGACGGGCGGCTGGCCGAGTTCGACGACTCGGCGGTGGCCGCCGCGGCCGTGCACCGCGCGGTGGCGGGCCGGGTCGGCGAGC
- a CDS encoding MFS transporter, which yields MPTTRRTGAGVGAGTGTGTVAGRTTARTAARPATARPAAGRSRSAGPPVAGLVAALALVGTLVVGQLYATIPLLPRLGAAWGVPGSTATWATSAFAAPYAVVSLLSGQLARRYGTRAVAVTGVVVLALATACVPFGGGLAAGLALRAVQGAGAGVYVPMAYACLNARVAPARLPFALTVVSACMAGTVVTGQLESQLLASLLGWRGVFLAWAPLLLLGAAVLHRTLPADRPGRSAAVPAARPAIRPVRLLPLYLAALLCSTGMTAVYTGLQLYGPPALVRDDQAMLALRATALPALLTAVLLAPLLGRVPAPRRATAGFALAALGALGTAATGRHTGGLALALAVFMLGVATVGPALVQHLGARTTGTPNAPTAMALYGFTLNIGGALGAQLPKATATTTGLGCLLATLLTTCAALLATHRTPP from the coding sequence ATGCCGACCACTCGCCGCACGGGCGCCGGCGTGGGTGCGGGGACGGGCACGGGCACGGTTGCCGGCCGGACCACCGCCCGCACCGCAGCCCGCCCCGCCACCGCCCGTCCCGCCGCTGGGCGTTCCCGCTCCGCCGGGCCGCCCGTCGCGGGGCTGGTGGCGGCGCTGGCGCTGGTCGGCACGCTGGTGGTGGGGCAGCTCTACGCGACGATCCCGCTGCTGCCGCGGCTCGGTGCCGCCTGGGGGGTCCCCGGCTCCACCGCGACCTGGGCGACCAGCGCCTTCGCCGCCCCGTACGCGGTCGTCTCGCTGCTCAGCGGGCAACTGGCCCGCCGGTACGGCACGCGGGCGGTGGCGGTGACCGGCGTCGTGGTGCTGGCGCTGGCCACCGCGTGCGTCCCGTTCGGCGGCGGCCTCGCCGCCGGACTCGCGCTGCGGGCCGTGCAGGGCGCGGGCGCGGGCGTCTACGTGCCGATGGCGTACGCCTGCCTGAACGCCCGGGTCGCGCCCGCCCGGCTGCCGTTCGCGCTCACCGTCGTCTCGGCCTGCATGGCCGGCACCGTCGTCACCGGCCAGCTCGAATCCCAGCTGCTCGCCTCGCTGCTGGGCTGGCGCGGGGTGTTCCTGGCCTGGGCGCCGCTGCTGCTGCTCGGCGCCGCCGTCCTGCACCGGACGCTGCCCGCCGACCGCCCCGGACGCTCCGCGGCCGTCCCCGCGGCCCGGCCCGCGATCCGGCCGGTCCGGCTGCTGCCGCTCTACCTGGCCGCGCTGCTCTGCTCCACCGGCATGACCGCCGTCTACACCGGCCTGCAACTGTACGGGCCGCCCGCACTCGTCCGGGACGACCAGGCGATGCTCGCCCTGCGCGCCACCGCCCTGCCCGCCCTGCTCACCGCCGTCCTGCTCGCCCCGCTGCTCGGCCGCGTCCCCGCCCCCCGCCGGGCCACCGCCGGCTTCGCCCTCGCGGCCCTCGGCGCCCTCGGCACCGCCGCGACCGGCCGGCACACCGGCGGGCTCGCCCTCGCCCTCGCCGTCTTCATGCTGGGCGTCGCCACCGTCGGCCCGGCCCTGGTCCAGCACCTCGGCGCCCGCACCACCGGCACCCCGAACGCCCCGACCGCGATGGCCCTCTACGGCTTCACCCTCAACATCGGCGGCGCCCTCGGCGCCCAACTCCCCAAAGCCACCGCCACCACCACCGGCCTCGGCTGCCTCCTCGCCACCCTCCTCACCACCTGCGCGGCCCTCCTCGCCACCCACCGCACCCCACCCTGA
- a CDS encoding ATP-binding protein, with product MDAAADELLQSEPGFYVQDGAAGVIVHLVADRGSLARMRRLAVFRLGKAGIGLDLAQDAELLVSELVGNAVRACGDGVPLVVEVATGTDGVRVRGHDPEPGELPRRCGTTAGDRQAEGGRGAAARFGTCAGLGGRLDAGR from the coding sequence GTGGACGCGGCAGCCGACGAACTGTTGCAGAGCGAACCCGGGTTCTACGTCCAGGACGGCGCGGCGGGTGTGATCGTCCACCTGGTCGCCGACCGGGGGAGCCTGGCGAGGATGCGGCGGCTGGCGGTGTTCAGGTTGGGCAAGGCCGGCATCGGCCTCGACCTGGCCCAGGATGCGGAGCTGCTGGTGAGCGAGCTGGTGGGGAACGCGGTGCGGGCGTGCGGGGACGGAGTGCCGCTGGTCGTCGAGGTTGCCACGGGTACGGACGGGGTGAGGGTGAGGGGCCATGACCCGGAGCCGGGTGAACTGCCGCGACGTTGTGGCACCACGGCTGGCGATCGGCAGGCCGAGGGCGGTCGGGGGGCTGCTGCTCGCTTCGGCACTTGCGCCGGGCTGGGAGGTCGCCTTGACGCCGGTCGGTAA
- a CDS encoding DUF397 domain-containing protein, whose product MNAPKADLYAYDLSGAVWRKSSASGGEGECLEVTDLPGGGRAIRDSKNPDRTPLCFTAREWEAAKAGILAGEL is encoded by the coding sequence GTGAACGCACCGAAGGCCGACCTCTACGCCTACGACCTCAGCGGCGCCGTCTGGCGCAAGTCCTCCGCCAGCGGAGGAGAGGGCGAGTGCCTTGAGGTCACCGACCTGCCCGGTGGGGGCCGAGCCATCCGCGACTCCAAGAACCCCGACCGCACGCCGCTGTGCTTCACCGCCCGCGAGTGGGAAGCCGCCAAGGCAGGCATCCTCGCCGGCGAACTCTGA
- a CDS encoding FxLD family lanthipeptide yields MTVQLEGPIASARPADEQYDLADFELDITIVEGGPAADQLIRLTNDGCNSTCATACVSCP; encoded by the coding sequence ATGACCGTGCAGTTGGAGGGCCCCATCGCGTCCGCGCGGCCGGCCGACGAGCAGTACGACCTGGCCGACTTCGAGCTGGACATCACCATCGTCGAGGGCGGTCCCGCCGCGGACCAGCTCATCCGCCTGACGAACGACGGCTGCAACTCCACGTGCGCCACCGCGTGCGTGAGCTGCCCGTAG
- a CDS encoding NADPH-dependent FMN reductase, producing MSTEPLRVAVIIASVRKGRSGPTIANWFTGVAGRRGSLAVDLVDLADYDLPNSLTDQPDQELAAKLADIGGRLDRAEAFVVVTPEYNHSFPASLKALIDWHTTQWQAKPVGFVGYGGLAGGQRAIEHLRQIFAECHMVSVRDAVGFHSHWGLFDNEGNLIDPTHHESAAKSLLDGLEWWGTALRDKKAQQPYGS from the coding sequence ATGTCCACCGAACCCCTGCGCGTGGCCGTCATCATCGCGAGCGTCCGCAAGGGACGCTCCGGCCCGACCATCGCCAACTGGTTCACCGGCGTCGCCGGCCGGCGCGGGAGCCTGGCCGTCGACCTGGTCGACCTCGCCGACTACGACCTCCCCAACAGCCTCACCGACCAGCCCGACCAGGAACTCGCCGCCAAGCTCGCCGACATCGGCGGCCGACTCGACCGGGCCGAAGCCTTCGTCGTCGTCACCCCCGAGTACAACCACTCCTTCCCGGCCTCGCTCAAGGCCCTGATCGACTGGCACACCACCCAGTGGCAGGCCAAGCCGGTCGGCTTCGTCGGCTACGGCGGCCTGGCCGGCGGCCAGCGCGCCATCGAGCACCTCCGGCAGATCTTCGCCGAGTGCCACATGGTCAGCGTCCGCGACGCCGTCGGATTCCACAGCCACTGGGGCCTGTTCGACAACGAGGGCAACCTGATCGACCCCACCCACCACGAATCCGCCGCCAAGTCGCTGCTCGACGGCCTGGAGTGGTGGGGCACCGCGCTGCGGGACAAGAAGGCACAGCAGCCCTACGGCTCCTGA
- the fxlM gene encoding methyltransferase, FxLD system gives MTSIDDSLVRDPGVLRSDMVRALREQDGIRSEPVAAAFAAVPRHRFAPEAPLELVYDPHRTVPVKKDENGLELSVMSAAHLQAVMLEQAGVEPGMKVLEIGSGGVNAAYLQELVGKAGEVTTVDIDCDVIDRARRCLDDAGYPQVRTVLADGESGVPDGSPYDLITVTAAAWDIPPSWISGLAPSGRLVVPLTVCGTTRSIAFDRDRGPESDDEGLVSRSYSLARFVPMQGEGAAEERRVLLREGVAVQTDDVRVPLDAQALNRALDGPRLECWSGAAYDLPDELELYLTFNLSSPARLHAANDVVERGLVEASALFGVPVLVSEDSFAYRTRRENADTGGFESGVVAHGPGAQALADEYATLLRRWARDHRRRGAATFRYLPGPVPVPLPRNAVRRRHGIVTATWR, from the coding sequence ATGACTTCCATCGACGACTCGTTGGTCCGCGATCCCGGCGTGCTGCGCTCGGACATGGTCCGTGCGCTGCGCGAGCAGGACGGGATCAGGTCCGAGCCGGTCGCCGCCGCCTTCGCGGCGGTGCCCCGCCACCGGTTCGCACCGGAGGCGCCTCTGGAGCTCGTCTACGATCCGCACCGCACGGTGCCGGTCAAGAAGGACGAGAACGGCCTGGAGCTCAGCGTCATGTCTGCCGCTCATCTGCAGGCCGTGATGCTGGAGCAGGCCGGAGTCGAGCCCGGCATGAAGGTATTGGAGATCGGTTCCGGCGGCGTCAACGCCGCCTATCTCCAGGAACTCGTCGGCAAGGCGGGCGAGGTCACCACCGTCGACATCGACTGCGATGTCATCGACCGGGCCCGACGATGCCTGGACGATGCGGGATACCCCCAGGTGCGGACGGTCCTGGCCGACGGTGAGAGCGGCGTGCCCGACGGCTCTCCGTACGACCTGATCACCGTCACGGCCGCCGCGTGGGACATCCCCCCGTCGTGGATCAGCGGTCTGGCGCCGTCCGGCCGTCTCGTCGTGCCGCTGACAGTCTGTGGCACGACCCGCTCGATCGCCTTCGACCGTGACCGCGGCCCCGAGAGCGACGACGAGGGTCTGGTCAGCCGTTCCTACAGCCTGGCCCGGTTCGTGCCCATGCAGGGAGAAGGGGCGGCGGAAGAACGCCGGGTACTGCTCCGCGAGGGTGTGGCCGTACAGACCGACGACGTGCGGGTACCGCTCGACGCCCAGGCGCTGAACCGCGCGCTCGACGGGCCCAGGCTGGAGTGCTGGTCCGGGGCCGCGTACGACCTGCCCGACGAGTTGGAGCTGTACCTGACGTTCAACCTGTCGAGCCCGGCCCGCCTGCACGCCGCCAACGACGTGGTGGAGCGCGGCCTCGTGGAGGCGTCCGCGCTGTTCGGGGTGCCCGTCCTGGTGAGCGAGGACAGCTTCGCCTACCGCACCCGCCGCGAGAACGCGGACACCGGCGGCTTCGAGAGCGGCGTGGTCGCCCACGGGCCCGGTGCCCAGGCGCTCGCCGACGAGTACGCCACGCTGCTTCGCCGCTGGGCCCGTGACCACCGTCGTCGGGGTGCCGCGACGTTCCGCTACCTGCCGGGCCCCGTGCCCGTTCCCCTGCCCCGGAACGCCGTCCGGCGACGCCACGGCATCGTCACGGCGACCTGGCGCTGA